Proteins encoded by one window of Superficieibacter sp. HKU1:
- the fkpB gene encoding FKBP-type peptidyl-prolyl cis-trans isomerase, translating to MSKSVQSNSAVLVHFTLKLEDGSTAESTRNNGKPALFRLGDASLSEGLEQHLLGLKAGEKTAFSLEPDAAFGISSPDLIQYFSRREFMDAGEPEIGAIMLFTAMDGSEMPGVIREINGDSITVDFNHPLAGQTVHFDIEVLEIDPVLEA from the coding sequence ATGTCTAAATCTGTACAGAGCAACAGCGCGGTGCTGGTGCATTTCACGCTGAAGCTGGAAGATGGCTCTACCGCGGAGTCAACCCGTAACAACGGTAAGCCAGCGTTGTTTCGCCTTGGTGATGCCTCGCTTTCCGAAGGGCTGGAGCAGCATTTGCTGGGCCTGAAGGCCGGGGAGAAAACTGCTTTTTCCCTGGAGCCGGATGCGGCGTTTGGTATTTCCAGCCCGGATCTCATTCAGTACTTCTCGCGCCGTGAGTTTATGGACGCGGGGGAACCGGAGATCGGGGCGATTATGCTCTTTACCGCTATGGATGGCAGTGAAATGCCGGGCGTGATCCGTGAAATTAACGGCGATTCCATCACCGTCGATTTTAATCATCCGCTGGCCGGGCAAACCGTCCATTTTGATATTGAAGTACTGGAAATCGATCCGGTACTGGAGGCATAA
- the ispH gene encoding 4-hydroxy-3-methylbut-2-enyl diphosphate reductase: MQILLANPRGFCAGVDRAISIVENALVIYGAPIYVRHEVVHNRYVVDSLRERGAIFIEQISEVPDGAILIFSAHGVSQAVRNEAKSRDLTVFDATCPLVTKVHMEVARASRRGEESILIGHAGHPEVEGTMGQYSNPAGGMYLVESPEDVATLNVKNDGKLSFMTQTTLSVDDTSDVIDALRERFPKIVGPRKDDICYATTNRQEAVRSLAEQADVVLVVGSKNSSNSNRLAELAQRMGKAAYLIDDATDIQEEWVKDAACVGVTAGASAPDILVQNVIARLQELGGGEAIPLEGREENIVFEVPKELRVDVREVE; this comes from the coding sequence ATGCAGATCCTGTTGGCCAACCCGCGTGGCTTCTGCGCCGGAGTAGACCGCGCTATCAGCATTGTTGAGAACGCGCTGGTGATTTACGGCGCGCCGATTTATGTGCGTCATGAAGTCGTGCATAACCGCTACGTGGTCGACAGCCTGCGCGAGCGCGGCGCGATCTTTATCGAGCAAATCAGCGAAGTGCCTGACGGCGCTATTTTGATTTTCTCCGCCCACGGCGTCTCGCAGGCGGTACGTAACGAAGCCAAAAGCCGCGATCTCACGGTCTTCGACGCGACCTGCCCGCTGGTCACCAAAGTGCATATGGAAGTCGCACGCGCCAGCCGTCGCGGTGAAGAATCTATTCTTATCGGCCACGCCGGGCACCCGGAAGTGGAAGGCACGATGGGCCAGTACAGCAACCCGGCAGGGGGCATGTATCTGGTTGAGTCGCCAGAGGACGTTGCCACGCTGAATGTCAAAAACGATGGCAAACTGTCGTTTATGACCCAAACCACGCTCTCGGTGGATGATACCTCCGACGTCATCGACGCACTGCGCGAACGCTTCCCGAAAATCGTCGGCCCGCGTAAAGATGATATCTGCTACGCCACCACCAACCGTCAGGAAGCGGTGCGCTCGCTGGCGGAACAGGCGGATGTCGTGCTGGTGGTTGGCTCGAAAAACTCCTCTAACTCCAACCGTCTGGCAGAGCTGGCGCAGCGGATGGGCAAAGCCGCCTATCTGATTGACGATGCTACCGATATCCAGGAAGAGTGGGTAAAAGACGCCGCCTGCGTCGGCGTCACCGCAGGCGCATCCGCCCCGGACATTCTGGTGCAGAACGTGATTGCCCGCTTGCAGGAACTCGGCGGCGGCGAAGCCATCCCGCTGGAAGGCCGCGAAGAGAATATCGTCTTTGAAGTCCCGAAAGAACTGCGCGTGGATGTGCGGGAAGTAGAGTAA
- a CDS encoding glucose-6-phosphate isomerase family protein — protein MNISITQPPQVAWASGLFSGGPLIRKSTCIGSLANVFADEHAWQAYPPHEVVYEVEMLDTASTEGALYTGVTHLNPGKVGDEYFMTRGHFHARREQGEVYCGLRGAGLLLLQDEQGAARLEHVFPGSVHIIPGFTAHRLINTGSDILSALAVWPSAAGHDYAALAQGFSVRVVEEGGEAQVKEINHD, from the coding sequence ATGAACATTTCAATCACCCAGCCGCCGCAGGTGGCGTGGGCCAGCGGCCTGTTCTCTGGCGGGCCACTCATCCGCAAATCGACCTGTATTGGCAGCCTGGCAAACGTCTTTGCCGATGAACACGCGTGGCAGGCGTACCCGCCTCATGAAGTTGTTTATGAGGTGGAGATGCTGGATACCGCTTCTACAGAAGGCGCGCTATATACCGGCGTGACTCATCTGAACCCCGGAAAAGTCGGCGATGAATACTTTATGACGCGCGGGCACTTCCATGCACGGCGCGAGCAGGGCGAAGTGTATTGCGGCCTGCGAGGAGCCGGGTTATTGCTGTTGCAGGATGAGCAGGGCGCGGCGCGCCTTGAGCATGTCTTTCCCGGATCGGTGCATATCATCCCCGGCTTTACCGCCCATCGTCTGATTAACACCGGTAGCGATATTCTCTCCGCGCTGGCCGTCTGGCCGAGTGCGGCAGGGCACGATTACGCCGCGCTGGCGCAGGGATTCTCGGTGCGTGTAGTGGAGGAAGGCGGAGAGGCTCAGGTTAAGGAGATAAACCATGACTGA
- a CDS encoding glucose-6-phosphate isomerase family protein: MTDYGLDMSIHAQPLGFSYGNDVTGPMPEIRTLDQIRASLRDPDCDGPDQVYAIAMDVARLQDRQELEKRMLLFGVVTYAAGQLGDEPIRSQGHIHRISQHSGWSPPELYEIWQGKAIIYMQEYVEDDPGRCFAVLAGPREKVLVPPGWGHATISASPDEALTFGAWCDREYGFEYEAVRAHKGLAWYPLVQDNNIIWQHNAHYVPGRLQVITPRKYTEFGITDEPVYQQFITDPARFQFISKPEKAAPLWHHFHP, translated from the coding sequence ATGACTGATTATGGTCTGGATATGTCGATCCACGCTCAGCCGCTGGGATTCAGTTACGGTAATGACGTTACCGGGCCAATGCCGGAGATCCGCACCCTCGATCAGATCCGCGCCTCGCTGCGCGATCCCGACTGTGACGGGCCGGATCAGGTTTATGCCATCGCGATGGACGTGGCCCGACTACAGGATCGCCAGGAGCTGGAAAAACGGATGCTGCTGTTTGGCGTGGTCACCTATGCGGCAGGTCAACTCGGCGATGAGCCGATTCGCAGCCAGGGCCACATTCACCGTATCAGCCAGCACAGCGGCTGGTCGCCGCCGGAGCTGTATGAAATCTGGCAGGGTAAGGCCATCATCTATATGCAGGAGTATGTTGAAGACGATCCGGGGCGCTGCTTTGCCGTCCTTGCCGGGCCGAGGGAGAAAGTACTGGTACCGCCAGGCTGGGGACACGCCACGATTTCGGCCAGCCCGGACGAGGCGCTGACCTTCGGCGCATGGTGCGATCGCGAATATGGATTTGAGTATGAGGCGGTAAGGGCGCATAAAGGGCTGGCATGGTATCCGCTGGTGCAGGATAACAATATTATCTGGCAGCATAACGCCCACTATGTACCCGGCCGGCTACAGGTGATCACGCCGCGCAAATACACCGAGTTTGGCATTACGGACGAGCCTGTCTATCAACAATTTATTACCGACCCGGCGCGCTTTCAGTTTATTTCTAAGCCGGAGAAAGCGGCACCCTTGTGGCACCATTTTCATCCCTGA
- a CDS encoding glycoside hydrolase family 1 protein produces the protein MMFYPFPKHFSWGSAIWAQGTEGAWDQDGRAATVYEKYHQLQPECFYQQQGPDETLDWYHRYPLYHDYLAQLNHQSFRTSILWARLMPDGKNVDPQARDYYQTIFRDLKQRGMEVYVVLYWFDMPVLFEDRGGFGNREVIDDFVAYCHTCFALFDDLVDIWHIYNEPRVDADLKYLDNRCYPNIVDFRYHSQVIFNMVLAHARVVACYKQHHFKKKIGSVIDINHVYPRSQSAEDVKAAEIFALLNYRSFLDPLIHGRFAESYFTTLAEIDAAPQFTPDDLQIIANNTIDVLGINYYFPARVKAKERTPEADEKKDRNAFYDFYDMPGRVMNTSRGWEIYPQALYDTLMMIKQDYRNVECYISENGMGVEKEWNFRGANGEIQDDYRIEFLQQHLRCVHQAVTEGVNLRGYHLWSFIDLWSPSNQFKNMYGLVEFNPQTKETRLKKSARWYRQLIADNGFTLPDTEE, from the coding sequence ATGATGTTTTACCCATTCCCGAAACATTTTTCCTGGGGCAGCGCGATTTGGGCGCAGGGAACCGAAGGTGCCTGGGATCAGGACGGCAGGGCCGCAACGGTATATGAAAAATATCACCAACTACAGCCAGAATGCTTTTATCAGCAACAAGGCCCTGATGAGACATTAGACTGGTATCACCGTTATCCGCTGTATCACGATTATCTCGCACAATTAAACCACCAGAGCTTTCGCACGTCGATCCTGTGGGCAAGATTGATGCCTGACGGCAAGAATGTCGATCCGCAGGCGAGAGACTACTACCAGACCATCTTCCGTGACTTGAAACAGCGCGGTATGGAAGTTTATGTCGTACTGTACTGGTTTGATATGCCGGTACTGTTTGAAGATCGCGGCGGTTTTGGCAATCGTGAGGTGATTGATGATTTCGTGGCGTATTGCCATACGTGCTTTGCGCTATTCGACGATCTGGTGGATATCTGGCATATCTATAACGAGCCGCGGGTGGATGCCGACCTTAAGTATTTAGATAATCGCTGCTATCCGAATATTGTCGATTTTCGCTACCACAGCCAGGTGATTTTCAATATGGTGCTGGCGCACGCTCGCGTCGTAGCGTGTTATAAACAGCATCATTTTAAGAAAAAAATCGGTTCGGTTATCGACATTAACCACGTCTATCCCCGAAGCCAGAGCGCGGAAGATGTCAAGGCTGCGGAGATCTTTGCCCTGTTAAATTATCGCAGTTTTCTCGATCCGCTGATCCACGGGCGCTTTGCGGAAAGCTATTTTACCACGCTTGCAGAGATCGACGCCGCGCCGCAGTTTACGCCTGACGATTTGCAGATCATCGCCAACAATACGATTGATGTCCTCGGCATAAACTACTATTTCCCCGCCAGGGTAAAAGCGAAAGAACGCACGCCTGAAGCGGACGAAAAAAAGGATCGCAACGCTTTTTATGATTTCTATGATATGCCGGGCCGGGTAATGAACACGTCCCGCGGCTGGGAGATTTATCCGCAGGCGCTATACGATACGCTGATGATGATTAAGCAGGACTACCGCAACGTCGAATGCTACATCAGTGAAAACGGCATGGGCGTGGAAAAGGAGTGGAACTTCCGGGGGGCAAACGGCGAGATTCAGGACGACTACCGGATCGAATTTTTGCAGCAGCATTTGCGCTGCGTACATCAGGCGGTGACAGAAGGCGTTAACCTGCGCGGTTATCACCTGTGGTCGTTTATCGATTTATGGTCACCGAGCAATCAGTTTAAGAATATGTATGGTCTGGTTGAGTTTAATCCGCAAACAAAAGAGACGCGGCTGAAAAAGAGCGCGCGCTGGTATCGCCAGCTGATTGCCGATAACGGGTTTACGTTGCCGGATACTGAGGAGTAG
- a CDS encoding PTS transporter subunit EIIC, translated as MNKIEGFLEKWLIPTGNWVSRNKTLTILKNAMVSLIPITIGGSFALIIMYFPFIESVVNADTLLLVRQILSPIVDITLGLISLYLIFCIAWFYAKEYEISVLFTLFVVLGSFLILIPFTVVSENGTTSVSIPTQYLGSAGMFVGIFSAFFSCTLYRWLTSKNLAIKLPDMVPPNVANSFLFLLPLIITFLVMALIRFGFSLTPYGSMNKFIYEVLQSPMVNIGTGLIPTVIAALFVQLFWFMGLHGQSLVGAIMSPLWQVASTANASAFAAGEPLPYIVTQQFMEVFIWPQFFSLVIALVLFAKKATAGAEIGKISVPAGIFNISEPVAFGLPVVLNVFILIPWVLVMVVFVISTYCFMRFGIVPRPTGVQIPWTTPPLISGFLATNSIMGAVLQAFNLFIGVLIWLPFIRIINKQNTVK; from the coding sequence ATGAATAAGATAGAGGGATTTCTGGAAAAATGGCTTATCCCGACAGGAAACTGGGTGTCGCGCAACAAAACACTAACTATATTAAAAAACGCAATGGTCTCTTTAATTCCGATTACCATCGGCGGATCGTTTGCACTGATTATTATGTATTTCCCTTTTATTGAATCTGTAGTAAACGCAGATACGCTTTTATTAGTGAGACAAATACTTTCTCCTATCGTGGATATCACATTAGGATTAATTTCGCTTTATCTTATCTTCTGTATCGCCTGGTTTTATGCCAAAGAATACGAAATTTCGGTACTGTTTACCCTGTTTGTCGTCTTAGGCTCGTTTCTGATTTTAATCCCTTTTACGGTGGTATCGGAAAACGGCACTACCAGCGTAAGCATCCCTACTCAATACCTGGGTTCTGCCGGCATGTTCGTCGGTATTTTCTCCGCTTTTTTTTCCTGTACGCTCTATCGCTGGCTAACGTCAAAAAACCTGGCGATTAAACTGCCTGATATGGTGCCTCCGAATGTCGCAAACTCATTTTTGTTTCTGCTGCCGTTGATTATCACCTTCCTGGTGATGGCACTTATTCGCTTTGGCTTCTCGCTCACGCCCTATGGCAGTATGAATAAATTCATTTATGAAGTGCTGCAATCGCCAATGGTCAACATCGGTACCGGCCTCATTCCCACCGTGATCGCCGCCCTTTTCGTCCAGTTGTTTTGGTTTATGGGATTGCACGGGCAAAGTCTGGTCGGGGCGATTATGTCGCCGCTCTGGCAGGTGGCCTCCACCGCCAACGCCTCGGCGTTTGCAGCCGGAGAGCCGCTACCGTACATCGTCACCCAGCAGTTTATGGAAGTGTTTATCTGGCCGCAATTTTTCTCGCTGGTTATCGCGCTGGTGTTATTTGCGAAGAAAGCCACTGCGGGGGCCGAGATCGGTAAAATTTCCGTGCCCGCCGGTATATTTAACATATCAGAACCGGTGGCGTTCGGGCTGCCAGTGGTATTGAACGTTTTTATTCTTATTCCCTGGGTGCTGGTTATGGTGGTTTTTGTTATCAGCACTTATTGTTTTATGCGTTTTGGTATTGTTCCCCGGCCTACAGGCGTCCAAATCCCCTGGACCACTCCGCCATTAATTTCAGGCTTCCTCGCCACCAACTCGATTATGGGGGCGGTATTACAGGCTTTTAATTTATTTATTGGGGTACTCATATGGCTGCCATTTATCAGAATCATTAATAAACAGAATACGGTTAAATAA
- a CDS encoding PTS system mannose/fructose/sorbose family transporter subunit IID, translated as MEERKLNRRDLRRCWRAWMMHNLSSMSFERLQSLGFCLSLLPVARKLYPDAAQRTEMLRRHASFYNTEPQLGAIVNGMVLGLEEKRANGEPIDGETINTLKVGLMGPVAGIGDSMIPGMLIPILLSIGMALAAGGSILGPLFYTIAWLAIIIPGSWLLFLKGYKMGSGSVEMLVSSKSTRLREALSLLGVFVMGGVAASYVKLGTGLEFITKEGVNIHVQQMLDGIFPQLLPLIVVLGTWYLMAKRGVSPVKAMLLLLVLAAIGVLTGLFSG; from the coding sequence ATGGAAGAGCGCAAACTTAACCGTCGCGATCTGCGCCGCTGCTGGCGGGCGTGGATGATGCACAACCTGTCGTCAATGAGCTTTGAACGTCTGCAATCGCTCGGTTTTTGTCTCAGCCTGCTGCCAGTCGCCCGCAAGCTCTATCCGGATGCAGCGCAGCGCACGGAGATGCTGCGGCGTCACGCCTCATTTTATAATACCGAACCCCAGCTCGGGGCCATCGTTAACGGCATGGTCCTGGGGCTGGAGGAGAAACGCGCTAACGGTGAACCTATCGACGGCGAAACCATTAATACGTTGAAAGTCGGGCTGATGGGGCCGGTGGCAGGCATCGGCGACTCAATGATCCCCGGTATGCTGATCCCCATTTTGTTGAGCATCGGGATGGCGCTGGCGGCGGGCGGCAGCATTCTCGGCCCCCTGTTTTATACTATCGCCTGGCTGGCGATCATTATCCCCGGATCGTGGCTGCTGTTTCTGAAAGGCTACAAAATGGGTTCTGGCTCGGTTGAGATGCTGGTAAGCAGCAAATCCACGCGCCTGCGGGAGGCGCTTTCACTGCTCGGCGTTTTTGTGATGGGCGGCGTGGCGGCCAGCTACGTTAAGCTTGGCACCGGCCTGGAGTTTATTACCAAAGAGGGGGTGAACATCCACGTTCAGCAAATGCTGGATGGCATTTTCCCCCAGTTGCTCCCGCTTATCGTTGTGCTGGGAACCTGGTATCTGATGGCAAAACGGGGCGTATCGCCGGTAAAAGCGATGTTGCTCCTGCTGGTGCTGGCCGCCATCGGCGTGCTGACCGGCCTGTTCAGCGGATAA
- a CDS encoding PTS sugar transporter subunit IIC encodes MFIEATLIGILCYLGALSCPWLLGLTGGWYLITRPLVSGLLVGLILGDVKTGIMIGVAVQAVYIAMVTPGGSMPADLNFVAYPAIALGVLSGQGPEVAVALAATIGIAGTILFNAMMVLNSFWNHRADTAIEQDNARGIYLNSVIFPQATNFVLRFVPTFIAVYFGAQYISGFMESLPKIVLSTMNVLGGILPAVGIAILLKQIIKSYSLLIYFLVGFVCIVFLKLNMVALVIVGALLALIHYNYKPEPPQSVNAPRAVDDEDEF; translated from the coding sequence ATGTTTATTGAAGCTACATTGATCGGCATTCTCTGCTATCTCGGCGCGCTTAGCTGCCCCTGGCTACTGGGGCTGACCGGCGGCTGGTATCTGATCACCCGTCCGCTGGTTTCGGGTTTACTGGTCGGCCTGATCCTTGGCGATGTGAAAACCGGCATTATGATTGGCGTGGCGGTGCAGGCGGTCTATATCGCGATGGTGACGCCGGGCGGCTCAATGCCCGCCGATCTGAACTTCGTCGCTTACCCGGCGATTGCGCTGGGCGTGCTCTCAGGCCAGGGGCCGGAGGTGGCGGTCGCGCTGGCGGCGACGATTGGCATTGCTGGCACCATTCTGTTTAACGCCATGATGGTGCTGAACTCCTTCTGGAACCATCGTGCGGACACAGCGATAGAACAGGACAACGCGCGCGGTATTTACCTTAACAGCGTTATTTTTCCGCAGGCCACCAACTTCGTGCTGCGCTTTGTGCCTACGTTTATTGCCGTCTATTTCGGCGCGCAATATATCAGCGGCTTTATGGAGAGTCTGCCGAAAATCGTGCTTTCCACCATGAACGTGCTGGGTGGCATCCTGCCTGCCGTCGGGATCGCCATCTTGCTTAAGCAGATCATCAAGAGCTACTCCCTGCTGATCTACTTCCTTGTGGGCTTCGTCTGCATTGTTTTTCTCAAGCTGAATATGGTGGCGCTGGTGATTGTCGGCGCGCTGCTGGCGCTGATCCACTACAACTACAAACCGGAACCGCCGCAGAGCGTTAATGCCCCGCGCGCGGTCGATGATGAGGATGAATTCTGA
- a CDS encoding PTS sugar transporter subunit IIB, translating into MSISFVRIDDRVIHGQLVTRWAKELPCDGIVAIDDAVAADPLLSSVMKGAVPDTKVWLFNTVTAIEKLPKVIASEKNYFVIGKSPVTLQRLEQAGISLKNANGKINVGPMSARANTTTIGPNQSVNGDEIAAFNWLTEHGHIVEFRLVPDASAYQWQDARQKLK; encoded by the coding sequence ATGAGTATTTCATTTGTTCGCATCGACGACCGGGTTATTCACGGACAGCTGGTGACGCGCTGGGCGAAAGAATTGCCCTGCGACGGCATCGTCGCGATTGATGACGCTGTCGCCGCCGATCCCCTCCTCTCCTCGGTGATGAAGGGTGCCGTGCCGGATACCAAAGTCTGGCTCTTTAACACCGTCACGGCGATCGAAAAATTGCCGAAGGTGATCGCCAGTGAAAAAAATTACTTCGTGATCGGCAAATCGCCGGTCACGCTACAGCGCCTTGAGCAGGCCGGGATCAGCCTGAAAAACGCCAACGGCAAAATTAACGTCGGCCCGATGAGCGCGCGTGCCAATACCACCACCATTGGTCCAAACCAGTCGGTCAATGGCGACGAGATTGCCGCGTTTAACTGGCTGACGGAGCACGGGCACATTGTTGAATTCCGCCTGGTGCCCGATGCCAGCGCTTATCAGTGGCAGGACGCCCGGCAAAAACTGAAATAA
- a CDS encoding PTS fructose transporter subunit IIA has protein sequence MIHFIVATHGPLALALLESSRMVYGELPNVQAVTLTEEAGIEGFQQAFSRVLANASEGADGVLVLCDMQSGTPWNVACQFAFSPQTTPPVAVVAGVNFPMLLQTDDVSHFCDVQAAARQLIALTHPTLIQAELTVSAQPDDF, from the coding sequence ATGATCCATTTTATTGTCGCCACGCATGGGCCGCTGGCGTTGGCACTGCTGGAGAGCAGCCGGATGGTGTATGGCGAGCTGCCCAACGTGCAGGCGGTGACGCTGACGGAAGAGGCGGGTATTGAAGGTTTTCAACAGGCGTTTTCCCGCGTGCTGGCCAATGCCAGCGAAGGCGCGGATGGCGTACTGGTACTGTGCGACATGCAAAGCGGCACGCCGTGGAATGTCGCCTGCCAGTTTGCATTTTCGCCTCAGACGACGCCGCCCGTGGCGGTCGTGGCGGGTGTCAACTTCCCGATGCTGCTGCAAACCGACGACGTGAGCCATTTTTGCGACGTGCAGGCCGCCGCCCGGCAACTTATCGCGCTGACTCACCCTACGCTGATCCAGGCGGAGCTGACGGTATCAGCCCAGCCGGATGATTTTTAA
- a CDS encoding class I mannose-6-phosphate isomerase, with protein sequence MNKTRYDRFPEVAVTGYHNQAWRGWESIMAVLKARLSGAARTVLVIDCYPGVRLNELQSQLLADLNAALTINSETARKNTQALHHLLARNLTDDRVFGVLSCHQLHEFFDEAQLDALRLQVENIQNGLVIIYGPGASLVHPGDVLIYADMPRWEIQQRMRGGELGNWGAENSDEEILRRYKRAFFVEWRVFDRHKTPLLKRMDYLLDTTIANAPAMVSGEALRAGLEQTTRRPFRVMPFFDPGVWGGQWMKERFDLDPSAPNYAWCFDCVPEENSLLLRFGNVRIEIPSQDLVLLYPRPLLGEKVHARFGAEFPIRFDFLDTIGGQNLSFQVHPLTEYIQQQFGMHYTQDESYYILDAEPGASVYLGIKTGTQPQAMLADLHAAQRGEKSFDDDRFVNAIPARKHDHFLIPAGTVHCSGAGTMVLEISATPYIFTFKLWDWGRLGMDGLPRPVHLNHGEQVIDWQRDTDWVMQNLVNRIEPLAEGDGWREERTGLHEREFIETRRHWFTSPVLHHTHGGVNVLNLVEGEEARVESPSGAFEPFIVRYAETFIIPASVGEYRISPWGKGQSQQLATIKAWVRG encoded by the coding sequence ATGAACAAAACCCGGTATGACAGATTCCCGGAGGTGGCCGTTACGGGATATCACAATCAGGCCTGGCGCGGCTGGGAATCGATTATGGCGGTGCTGAAGGCGCGGCTTTCCGGCGCGGCCCGCACGGTGTTAGTCATCGATTGTTATCCCGGCGTACGGCTTAACGAGCTGCAATCACAGCTGTTGGCGGATCTCAACGCTGCGCTGACGATCAATAGTGAAACGGCACGGAAAAATACGCAGGCGCTGCATCATCTTCTGGCCCGTAATCTGACGGATGACCGGGTCTTTGGCGTTCTCTCCTGCCATCAGCTACACGAATTTTTTGATGAAGCGCAGCTAGATGCCTTACGTTTACAGGTTGAAAATATCCAGAACGGACTGGTAATTATCTACGGGCCTGGTGCATCGCTGGTCCATCCCGGAGATGTGCTGATCTACGCCGATATGCCGCGCTGGGAAATCCAGCAGCGCATGCGCGGCGGCGAACTGGGTAACTGGGGCGCGGAAAATAGCGATGAAGAGATACTCAGGCGTTACAAACGCGCCTTCTTCGTCGAATGGCGCGTTTTTGATCGGCATAAAACGCCGCTGCTCAAACGCATGGATTATCTGCTGGATACGACCATCGCCAATGCCCCCGCTATGGTTAGCGGCGAGGCGCTGCGCGCGGGGCTGGAACAAACGACCCGGCGGCCCTTCCGCGTTATGCCGTTCTTCGATCCCGGCGTGTGGGGCGGCCAGTGGATGAAAGAAAGATTCGATCTCGATCCCTCAGCGCCGAACTACGCATGGTGTTTTGATTGCGTGCCCGAGGAAAACAGCCTGCTGCTACGTTTTGGCAATGTGCGGATCGAGATCCCCTCTCAGGATCTGGTACTCCTCTACCCCCGCCCGCTGCTGGGGGAAAAAGTCCATGCTCGTTTCGGCGCGGAGTTTCCGATCCGCTTTGATTTTCTTGACACCATCGGTGGACAAAACCTGAGTTTCCAGGTGCATCCCCTGACGGAGTACATTCAGCAGCAATTCGGCATGCACTATACCCAGGATGAGAGCTACTACATTCTGGATGCGGAACCCGGCGCGAGCGTGTATCTGGGTATCAAAACCGGAACGCAGCCGCAGGCGATGCTGGCGGATCTGCATGCGGCGCAACGCGGCGAAAAATCCTTTGATGATGACCGTTTTGTTAACGCGATCCCGGCCCGCAAGCACGATCACTTTCTGATCCCGGCAGGCACGGTGCACTGCTCCGGCGCAGGAACGATGGTGCTGGAGATTAGCGCTACGCCGTATATTTTTACCTTCAAGCTATGGGACTGGGGCCGCCTGGGAATGGACGGCCTGCCCCGTCCGGTGCATCTGAACCACGGCGAGCAGGTGATTGACTGGCAGCGCGATACCGACTGGGTGATGCAAAACCTGGTCAACCGTATCGAACCACTGGCGGAAGGCGACGGCTGGCGTGAAGAGCGTACCGGCCTGCATGAGCGTGAATTTATCGAAACCCGCCGTCACTGGTTTACCTCCCCCGTCCTGCACCATACCCACGGTGGGGTGAACGTGCTGAATCTGGTGGAGGGTGAGGAAGCGCGGGTGGAAAGCCCCTCCGGCGCTTTTGAACCCTTTATTGTGCGCTACGCCGAAACGTTCATCATCCCGGCGAGCGTGGGCGAGTACCGCATTTCGCCGTGGGGGAAAGGTCAGAGTCAGCAACTGGCGACGATCAAAGCCTGGGTAAGGGGGTAA